The following are from one region of the Trichoderma breve strain T069 chromosome 5, whole genome shotgun sequence genome:
- a CDS encoding transcription factor/nuclear export subunit protein 2 domain-containing protein produces MPQKRKRLDRSSGEGGRPSPHNPSDAAIALHERDDTMNHMNQGQGRGRGRGAHRGANQRNPSRGHNNRGPHNNYQQNQHQNQNQNQNQGQGQNQNQNQSPNQNQNQNQNQPPASRRPSSSSSQQAPQPFPATPRASNPPPASKPPPPPPPAFSRPPPASPPPTNIPPPEPTSESGPPAGSNYHYDNLTEEKIRSWTERGREEIVQHGIQSREDVDITELSSLFQEFIHAVVDNRLEATDAGRCVKEILGDETTDGIKDSYVAPHTLLLDSLAIVMDNEPDLYRPALRDFLIATEVSPALMRQVLDAPLLQQLGLIRDTFARLGVRQATNLLYRQANYNLLREETEGYSKLVTELFTTSSIPSPSPELAEQTFERVKALIGTFDLDVGRVLDVTLDVAAAVLIKQFKFFVKFLRISSWWPRSHLVLSSMVYTGGLPTWAQPDYPHWNTTEEDEEINAQLRLARDTEFWARAREVHLAAFFELGGRGTSNLASYRPKLTNGNASESAADIEQQWMEQTKTLPPPGNKVAAQLLGFKLLFYNSELRDKTDVLPANLLYLAALLIKVGFISLTDLYPHLSPPDDNMERVREEQTKLIEEEEKASRGGPMNALLMAGVLPQGDDDNPMQSNAPRREPLKKTEPEQKQSNTEATEDKKNLPEPLEQKVRLLIQLLTIGAIPESLFILGKFPWIPEVFPEVLSRIHRVLHVSMEKVFNDSRPKPSGGADCPTKEIFSADQTGVAKGSVRLVRLPVKKIWRWPFPDKWDTSESQNYRFYWDEWADNIPVCQTVDDIFTLCNTFLNISGVNIGKDETLLSKLASIGAKSLTEDTSESNYARWHDLLRRLLVPALSHTKANVSVVNAVWELLRRYPLTTRYSIYAEWFEGQISRLPAMRLAFARATAETRGTMKRLSLTNISEMAKQLAKTSYSSPGVVFRVAFEQLESYPNLIEGFVECAKYFTDLSYDVLVWSLMNSLGKSRSRTQADHALTTSKWLQALSRFSGKIFKRYSAINPIPVLQYVNDQLQRGNSTDLIILKEFINSMGGIVDSVDFTDAQILSMAGGDRLRRHTLIRGQDKRFDSVRSSKRLIQALTDSKLAARVLLNLAQYRQSAIYQVPEDEAHIKYLSALVDDSHQILVQYLDFIWSNLEPSAFDALVPSINELLSSYGLDTSIAFLIGRSSLSHKLYPWGQKEAESSKENTQPTQQEATDKEGDISMGEESKDKSGLAVSTNDEQKFDDLALTLSPLQPIVEVLKETVRPEVWQKINPELYAVFWALQLGDLFCPEDMYKEEKDRLESEGQAILRDRSDMSRRGQERKNEKRQELLKQQLSLSMELKEHRQRKIKWMECLTEQFQSISPDPKIKTDGLSDILLEQCFLPRALLSPADAEYTYKFIIALHELRAPNFKLMSLYDRLFNANRLRSLIFTSSVREAEYLGRFITLILRDLSRWHKNETTEKGRPSKDQPRLGAFDKEAKGPSDRPYLGFAVSLKEDGEPDTLMEHAQFKDLLFRWHKNLNTALKSCLAGTEWMHIRNALTVLKAVLDYFPAIDFMATQFTQQLQKITKQEAASKTAAENEEGHRVDLSVAAQGAMSELQKRKSKWVMVQAFRPNAGGASQSEVDKSAASNLRPSAPDFQPQPTRSPANRQATAEREDGEVQDGKPQSTSALSKDSLPAKPSGSKRDVSMSREDVSGPPRSGTPMGGQGPGSLGPRNNDTRPHVLPDRPAHNLPTRPDVPIPSHFTPERYTQNPRHDRRDMRDRDGHRQRDGRDPRENWDNRDPREGSKDHRDARDPRDSRTMEADRPDRSREYMDRRGNEMAPRDVGPTDLPPRPSRQQERDWPRDSWANRSQDRLNDSSAQIPTAPSGPAESSEPAMNPQRAALFAQDDADRTRRGPEPDRGARNRRPGPQDSMESINPERAALIDDRDDNVAHGRVRDDGRERGPRTQSPRRAGGRYGHEHGPPSGPYEDRHAHPFQQDNRPTGRNARDRSPAGGENYRGNKGMERDGDRAHMDKMRDASSSGFHRSLGQDVDHRPPPYQDQNYGRLNPVPTSTPDIPLGPRGRGRGATRNNQQGGPPVMSNRPDSRYGAPDAGPASGRNRRGGYEHSNPSNNNGPAAPPAAPENVPPAQGGNAAASSGVHPDRLAQMGGPGPNAPPPPPPPPGPPPYGHGSGHGRHSSGNPERSGPRASTGSLPMEPAVPTGPASSGDRSSRSGGGRRQLAGINNMLQQAQAAMPNEGRPSGPRVNPPRQMLGHSDVQVLAGGDVIPPTPDRPDTQWHDSPARSGGGGPNGEEGSGRGEHERGRRDRGDGRNDRSKRSSRRSSREREREGKEHNEHRERRSMANAVEGGAREDRDARRSTRDGSSRDATAMPSSGRESRHRGEGGLGNRGGDERSGNRANRGNPRDGTQRTDEQRREHRDDRGRKRRGEEADGALSSDREKRARR; encoded by the exons ATGCCGCAGAAGCGCAAGCGGCTCGATCGATCATCAGGCGAAGGAGGCAGACCATCGCCACATAACCCAAGCGACGCCGCTATTGCGCTTCACGAACGAGACGACACCATGAACCACATGAACCAgggccaaggccgaggccgaggccggGGAGCGCATCGAGGTGCCAATCAACGGAACCCGTCGCGTGGCCACAACAATCGTGGTCCTCACAACAACTATCAGCAGAACCAGCACCAGAATCAGAATCAAAATCAgaatcaaggccaaggacagAACCAAAATCAAAACCAGAGCCCAAACCAAAAtcaaaaccaaaaccaaaaccagcCTCCCGCATCGCGAAGGCccagctcatcttcctctcagCAGGCACCGCAACCATTCCCAGCAACTCCGAGAGCATCTAACCCCCCTCCAGCGTCcaaacctcctcctcctccgccgcctgcCTTCTCACGACCTCCGCCTGCCTCACCTCCGCCGACCAACATCCCTCCGCCTGAACCTACATCGGAAAGCGGCCCTCCAGCTGGATCAAATTATCACTATGATAATCTCACAGAGGAAAAGATCCGATCGTGGACAGAGCGTGGGCGGGAGGAGATTGTGCAACATGGCATACAGTCGCGAGAAGATGTCGACATCACGGAGCTATCCAGCTTGTTCCAAGAATTCATCCATGCTGTTGTCGACAATCGGTTGGAGGCCACGGACGCTGGAAGATGCGTCAAGGAGATTCTGGGAGATGAAACGACAGACGGTATTAAGGATTCCTACGTGGCCCCCCATACGCTACTCCTCGACTCGCTAGCCATTGTTATGGACAATGAGCCCGATTTGTATCGTCCGGCTCTTCGTGATTTTCTCATCGCCACCGAAGTCTCTCCCGCGCTTATGCGACAGGTGCTTGATGCCCCCttgcttcagcagcttggccttATCAGGGATACCTTTGCTAGGTTAGGTGTTAGGCAGGCGACAAACCTGCTCTATCGACAGGCAAACTACAATCTCTTACGGGAGGAGACGGAAGGATACTCGAAGCTCGTCACTGAGCTCTTCACTACTAGCAGCATACCATCGCCCTCACCCGAGCTTGCAGAACAAACGTTTGAGAGGGTCAAGGCTTTGATTGGAACTTTCGACTTGGACGTTGGCCGAGTCCTCGACGTCACTCTCGAcgttgctgccgccgttcTGATTAAGCAGTTCAAGTTCTTTGTCAAATTTCTGCGAATTAGTTCTTGGTGGCCACGCTCACATCTTGTACTCAGTTCTATGGTTTACACCGGCGGCCTACCGACTTGGGCTCAGCCAGATTATCCTCACTGGAATACAaccgaagaggatgaagaaatcAACGCACAGCTGAGATTGGCCCGAGATACTGAATTCTGGGCTCGAGCACGCGAAGTCCATTTGGCAGCGTTTTTCGAACTTGGCGGGCGCGGAACATCCAACTTGGCATCCTACCGACCCAAGCTCACAAACGGCAACGCCAGTGAATCCGCGGCCGATATTGAGCAGCAATGGATGGAACAAACGAAAACCCTCCCACCGCCAGGCAATAAGGTTGCTGCGCAGCTCCTGGGATTCAAACTGCTCTTTTATAACAGCGAGCTGAGGGACAAGACCGACGTACTCCCTGCCAACTTGCTCTATTTGGCGGCCCTCCTCATCAAAGTCGGCTTCATTTCGCTCACCGACCTCTATCCTCATCTCTCACCCCCTGACGATAACATGGAGCGTGTTCGCgaagagcaaacaaaattaattgaagaggaggagaaggcgtCGCGTGGCGGTCCTATGAACGCTCTGCTCATGGCTGGTGTTCTCCCCCAGGGTGACGACGATAACCCTATGCAATCTAATGCTCCCAGACGAGAGCCCCTGAAAAAGACTGAGCCTGAGCAGAAGCAATCTAATACTGAAGCCACTGAGGACAAAAAGAATCTTCCGGAGCCATTGGAGCAAAAAGTGAGGCTACTTATCCAACTTTTGACAATTGGAGCCATCCCAGAATCATTGTTCATTCTTGGGAAGTTCCCATGGATTCCAGAGGTATTTCCCGAAGTCCTATCCCGAATTCACCGCGTGTTACACGTCTCCATGGAAAAAGTCTTCAACGACAGCCGCCCAAAACCCTCTGGTGGAGCCGACTGCCCAACCAAGGAAATATTCTCGGCGGATCAGACCGGCGTAGCAAAGGGGAGTGTTCGGCTCGTCAGGCTGCCCGTCAAGAAAATCTGGCGTTGGCCATTTCCCGATAAATGGGACACAAGCGAGAGTCAAAACTACCGATTCTACTGGGATGAATGGGCCGACAACATCCCAGTCTGTCAAACTGTGGACGACATCTTCACGCTGTGTAATACTTTCCTTAACATATCTGGTGTCAACATTGGCAAAGACGAAACACTACTTTCCAAATTGGCCAGCATTGGTGCCAAAAGCTTGACTGAGGACACCTCCGAGTCCAACTATGCCCGATGGCATGACCTCCTTCGCAGACTTCTCGTGCCCGCTCTCAGCCATACCAAGGCCAATGTCTCCGTCGTAAACGCAGTTTGGGAGTTACTCCGCCGATACCCGCTGACAACGCGATACTCTATTTATGCCGAATGGTTTGAAGGACAGATATCCCGTCTGCCCGCTATGCGATTAGCATTTGCTCGTGCCACTGCAGAGACACGAGGAACCATGAAACGGTTATCGCTCACCAACATCAGCGAAATGGCCAAGCAGCTTGCCAAAACAAGCTACTCTTCTCCTGGAGTCGTCTTCCGAGTTGCgtttgagcagctcgagtCGTACCCCAATCTGATTGAAGGTTTCGTCGAATGCGCCAAATACTTTACCGACCTCTCCTACGATGTTCTCGTCTGGTCTCTGATGAACTCCCTCGGCAAATCTCGAAGCCGCACTCAGGCCGATCATGCGCTCACTACTAGCAAATGGCTTCAAGCGCTATCCAGGTTCTCTGGTAAAATCTTCAAACGCTATTCCGCCATCAATCCTATTCCAGTTCTCCAATACGTCAATGACCAGCTTCAACGCGGCAATTCCACCGATTTGATCATTTTGAAAGAATTTATCAACTCCATGGGCGGTATTGTCGACTCAGTGGACTTTACTGATGCCCAGATCCTTTCCATGGCTGGCGGTGACCGATTGCGCCGCCATACGCTGATTCGAGGCCAGGATAAACGTTTTGACAGCGTTAGGAGCTCCAAGCGACTCATACAGGCACTCACCGACTCTAAACTTGCCGCTCGAGTGCTCCTCAATCTTGCACAGTATCGCCAGTCAGCGATATACCAGGTTCCCGAAGACGAGGCTCATATCAAATATTTGTCAGCTCTGGTAGACGATTCTCATCAGATTCTAGTACAATACCTCGACTTCATCTGGAGCAACCTTGAGCCGTCCGCTTTTGATGCTCTGGTTCCCTCTATAAATGAACTGCTTAGTTCCTATGGTTTGGATACGAGCATTGCTTTCTTGATTGGAAGGTCCAGCCTTTCTCACAAACTATATCCCTGGGGCCAAAAGGAAGCGGAAAGTTCAAAGGAGAACACTCAGCCAACGCAACAGGAAGCTACTGACAAGGAGGGAGATATTTCCATGGGCGAGGAGTCCAAGGACAAATCGGGTCTGGCCGTTTCCACAAACGATGAACAG AAATTCGACGATTTGGCGTTGACGCTCTCACCTCTGCAGCCTATTGTAGAGGTTCTCAAAGAGACTGTACGACCAGAGGTTTGGCAAAAGATTAACCCAGAACTCTATGCCGTCTTCTGGGCCCTGCAGCTCGGTGATCTGTTCTGTCCTGAGGACATGtacaaggaagaaaaggaccGGCTCGAGAGCGAAGGCCAAGCCATCCTGAGAGACCGATCAGACATGTCCCGTAGAGGCCAAGAGCgaaagaatgaaaagagaCAGGAACTCTTGAAACAGCAGCTCAGCCTTTCTATGGAGCTCAAGGAACACCGCCAACGGAAAATCAAGTGGATGGAATGCTTGACTGAGCAATTCCAGTCGATATCCCCTGACCCCAAGATCAAGACTGACGGCCTTTCTGACATTCTCCTGGAGCAATGCTTCCTTCCCAGGGCCCTGCTCTCTCCGGCGGATGCAGAGTACACCTACAAGTTCATCATTGCGTTGCACGAACTGAGGGCGCCCAACTTCAAGCTCATGTCCCTCTACGACCGACTCTTTAACGCAAACAGGCTGCGATCTCTGATCTTCACTAGCTCCGTCAGGGAGGCTGAGTACCTTGGGCGATTCATTACTTTGATACTTCGAGATCTCTCAAGGTGGCATAAGAATGAGACGACCGAGAAGGGCAGGCCAAGCAAAGATCAGCCTCGCTTGGGTGCATTTGATAAGGAGGCCAAAGGGCCTAGTGACCGGCCATATCTTGGATTCGCTGTCAGTCTCAAGGAGGACGGGGAACCGGACACTTTGATGGAGCATGCTCAGTTCAAAGATCTCCTGTTCCGTTGGCATAAGAACTTGAATACAGCGCTCAAAAGTTGTTTGGCCGGGACAGAGTGGATGCACATCAGAAACGCTCTTACTGTTCTCAAGGCCGTCTTGGATTACTTCCCTGCCATTGATTTCATGGCCACCCAATTCACACAGCAACTCCAAAAGATTACCAAACAAGAGGCTGCATCCAAGACGGCAGCCGAGAACGAGGAGGGCCACCGAGTGGATCTATCCGTGGCTGCGCAAGGAGCCATGTCAGAGctgcagaaaaggaaatcCAAATGGGTCATGGTTCAGGCCTTTCGACCCAATGCG GGCGGTGCTTCTCAATCCGAAGTTGACAAGTCAGCTGCATCAAATCTTCGACCTTCAGCCCCGGACTTTCAGCCACAGCCGACGAG ATCCCCAGCCAACAGACAGGCTACGGCGGAAAGAGAGGACGGAGAGGTTCAAGATGGGAAACCACAGTCCACTTCTGCCCTGTCAAAGGACTCTCTACCTGCTAAGCCATCCGGCTCTAAAAGGGACGTTTCCATGTCTCGGGAAGACGTGTCTGGACCTCCTCGATCAGGTACCCCGATGGGCGGTCAAGGTCCAGGCTCTCTTGGCCCAAGAAATAATGATACTCGCCCTCATGTGCTGCCTGACAGGCCAGCGCACAACCTTCCTACGAGGCCAGATGTTCCTATACCGAGCCACTTCACCCCTGAACGGTATACTCAGAACCCTCGGCACGATCGTCGTGATATGAGAGACAGAGATGGCCACAGGCAGCGCGATGGGCGAGACCCACGAGAGAACTGGGACAATCGTGATCCTAGGGAGGGCAGCAAAGACCACCGTGACGCCAGGGACCCCCGTGATTCCCGAACCATGGAAGCGGATAGGCCAGATCGGTCTCGTGAATACATGGACCGCCGTGGCAACGAGATGGCACCTCGAGACGTTGGCCCGACAGACCTACCACCTCGACCTTCAAGACAACAGGAACGAGACTGGCCGAGAGATTCCTGGGCAAACAGATCGCAAGATAGATTAAACGATTCATCTGCTCAGATCCCCACGGCTCCTTCTGGCCCAGCTGAGTCATCTGAACCAGCGATGAATCCGCAGAGGGCGGCGCTGTTTGCTCAAGATGACGCGGATCGAACAAGACGAGGTCCAGAGCCGGATCGTGGAGCGCGAAACCGACGACCAGGGCCGCAGGATTCGATGGAGTCGATCAATCCCGAACGGGCCGCATTGATTGACGATCGTGATGACAATGTTGCACACGGACGCGTGAGGGACGATGGACGAGAGAGAGGGCCTAGAActcaatctcctcgacgTGCTGGTGGACGATATGGCCATGAGCACGGGCCCCCATCTGGACCATACGAAGATAGACATGCCCATCCTTTCCAACAAGATAACCGGCCTACTGGAAGAAATGCCCGCGACCGCTCGCCAGCTGGCGGAGAGAACTATCGCGGCAATAAGGGGATGGAGCGTGATGGAGATAGAGCCCACATGGATAAAATGCGGgatgcatcttcttcaggctTTCACAGATCACTGGGACAGGATGTTGACCACCGGCCGCCGCCTTATCAAGATCAAAACTATGGACGGCTCAACCCGGTGCCCACAAGCACTCCGGACATTCCATTGGGCCCGCggggacgaggacgaggtgcAACGAGAAATAATCAACAAGGAGGCCCGCCTGTGATGTCAAATAGGCCAGACAGTCGATATGGAGCCCCTGATGCAG GCCCTGCATCCGGGCGAAATCGTCGCGGTGGCTATGAGCATAGCAACCCCAGCAACAATAACGGGCCAGCAGCTCCCCCAGCAGCTCCG GAGAATGTACCCCCTGCACAAGGCGGCAACGCGGCCGCTTCATCTGGAGTTCACCCTGACCGACTTGCTCAAATGGGCGGCCCTGGACCCAACGCTccgcctccacctcctccgcctccggGTCCTCCGCCATACGGGCATGGAAGCGGACATGGCCGCCACTCTTCTGGAAACCCAGAGCGGTCAGGACCCAGAGCCTCTACGGGATCTCTTCCAATGGAGCCTGCTGTGCCTACTGGCCCTGCTTCTAGTGGTGACAGGTCTTCAAGATCAGgcggtggaagaagacagttGGCAGGCATCAACAATATGCTTCAGCAGGCCCAGGCCGCCATGCCAAACGAAGGACGACCCAGCGGACCTCGCGTTAACCCTCCTCGGCAAATGCTCGGCCACTCGGACGTCCAAGTTCTGGCCGGAGGAGACGTGATTCCACCTACACCTGATCGTCCAGATACGCAGTGGCATGACTCACCAGCCCGAAGCGGTGGCGGTGGCCCgaatggagaagagggaTCAGGTCGTGGAGAGCACGAACGAGGTCGACGAGATCGCGGTGACGGCCGAAACGATCGTTCCAAGCGGTCATCTCGTCGGAGCAGCCGAGAGCGCGAgagagaaggcaaagagcACAATGAGCACCGAGAGAGGCGGTCTATGGCGAATGCCGTTGAGGGCGGGGCTCGAGAAGATAGAGACGCTCGCAGGTCGACCCGAGACGGCAGCTCGCGGGATGCAACAGCAATGCCGAGTAGCGGCCGAGAGTCGCGACATAGGGGCGAAGGAGGGCTCGGGAACAGAGGCGGGGACGAAAGGAGTGGCAATAGAGCAAACCGAGGAAACCCCAGAGATGGAACACAGCGTACGGATGAGCAGCGGAGGGAGCATAGGGATGACCGAGGACgcaagaggagaggagaagaagccgatggGGCGTTGTCGAGCGACCGCGAAAAGCGAGCACGACGGTAA
- a CDS encoding organic solute transporter ostalpha domain-containing protein, which yields MCLPLLFSREDGPDPFHKANALAVSPGSEIKIAGPLNFHDLARVISAGCTLIAVVLSLYLIAMHATHYTQPKEQRHIIRILFMIPVYAISSFMQLQWYWRATYFSVISDCYEAFAIASFFGLICHYSAPDLHTQKEFFRNLRPIQGWVLPINWFAKCCGGERGPWRTPKSGLTWFNIIWIGVYQYCFIRVAMTITAVLTEHYGRYCESSNSPVFAHIWVLVINAISVTIAMYCLIQFYIQLAKPLAEHSLFLKILAIKLVVFLSFWQSSAISVGTSTLNIVKPGDVLAYPDLKVGIPALLLCVEMAIFSVLHIWAFPYQVYRRGASSGFYPSPDASKGTVGLEKPALPNRGGFLGLRALWDAMNLWDLVKAFGRGMRWLFCGVKRRKEDVSYKLGTSNDEALSMSNLHEPKPQGAYNPAFEDPTTTAYHGVSGGIMSPTGDERVGLIYNAQPNPDSGLRGPSPPAVYHHPSDSQQYSFDPPPYGGAAHAQSPYNSQDQSPPQRPPRPF from the exons ATGTGTCTCCCGTTGCTCTTCTCCCGCGAGGACGGCCCGGACCCTTTTCACAAGGCTAACGCCCTAGCAGTCTCTCCGGGATCCGAAATCAAGATCGCCGGACCTCTCAACTTCCATGACCTTGCCCGCGTCATCTCAGCAGGATGTACCCTCATCGCCGTTGTGCTGAGCTTGTACCTCATTGCCATGCACGCCACACACTACACACAACCCAAGGAACAACGACA CATCATCCGTATCCTCTTCATGATTCCCGTCTACGCCATCTCCTCGTTCATGCAGCTGCAATGGTACTGGCGCGCCACCTACTTCTCCGTCATCTCAGACTGCTACGAggcctttgccattgcctcCTTCTTCGGCCTGATATGCCACTATTCTGCACCCGACCTGCACACGCAAAAGGAATTCTTTAGAAACCTGCGCCCAATCCAGGGCTGGGTCCTGCCCATCAACTGGTTCGCCAAGTGCTgcggtggagagagaggcccCTGGCGCACTCCAAAGAGCGGCCTCACCTGGttcaacatcatctggaTCGGTGTCTACCAATACTGCTTCATCCGTGTTGCCATGACCATTACCGCCGTTCTCACTGAGCACTATGGCCGCTACTGCGAGAGCTCCAACTCTCCCGTTTTTGCTCACATCTGG GTTCTTGTTATCAATGCCATTTCTGTTACCATTGCCATGTACTGCCTCATTCAGTTTTACATTCAGCTTGCGAAGCCTCTTGCCGAGCACAGTCTCTTTTTGAagattctcgccatcaagctcgtcgtcttcttgtccttttggCAGTCCTCGGCCATTTCCGTCGGCACATCGACTCTCAACATTGTCAAGCCCGGTGACGTTCTCGCCTATCCCGATCTCAAGGTGGGCATTCCAGCCCTTTTGCTCTGCGTCGAAatggccatcttctccgtcttgcATATCTGGGCCTTCCCGTACCAAGTCTATCGCCGTGGTGCCTCCTCGGGCTTCTACCCAAGCCCCGATGCGTCAAAGGGCACCGTTGGTCTGGAGAAGCCCGCTCTGCCAAACAGGGGTGGCTTCCTCGGTCTTCGTGCGCTATGGGATGCCATGAACTTGTGGGATCTGGTCAAGGCCTTTGGCAGAGGTATGCGCTGGCTCTTCTGCGGCGTCAAGAGGCGGAAGGAAGACGTCAGCTACAAGCTTGGCACTTCCAACGACGAAGCTCTGAGCATGAGCAATCTCCACGAGCCCAAGCCTCAGGGAGCATACAACCCCGCCTTTGAAGATCCGACGACAACCGCATATCACGGCGTTAGCGGCGGCATCATGTCACCAACCGGCGATGAGAGAGTTGGCCTGATTTACAACGCTCAACCCAACCCCGACTCAGGCTTGAGGGGACCATCACCGCCCGCAGTCTACCATCATCCATCAGATTCGCAGCAATACTCGTTCGATCCGCCCCCATATGGCGGCGCGGCGCATGCACAGTCTCCCTACAACTCACAAGACCAGTCACCTCCACAGCGCCCACCACGGCCATTTTAA